The Papaver somniferum cultivar HN1 chromosome 3, ASM357369v1, whole genome shotgun sequence genome includes a region encoding these proteins:
- the LOC113359041 gene encoding N-alpha-acetyltransferase 20-like: protein MTTIREICCNDLLGMTNMMMGQESMSRPLSDYMSTMSEYPEYSLVAVAPGNQIEGYITAINVGEGLEKHCEIKEMHYLRGDMAEMLLKTVEETADNMHNVYYLEVDLQSDNEKYLTLFKKIGYTCSKEYYDVIHGELVNKTVLKKYLSGGGLHLLAETAATSTAI from the exons ATGACAACCATTCGAGAGATCTGCTGCAATGATCTTCTTGGCATGACCAATATGATGATGGGTCAGGAATCT atgagtAGACCTTTGTCAGACTATATGTCCACCATGTCAGAATACCCCGAGTACTCTCTTGTTGCTGTAGCTCCTGGCAATCAAATTGAGGGTTACA TTACTGCAATTAATGTTGGAGAAGGTTTAGAGAAGCATTGCGAGATTAAGGAGATGCATTACCTGAGAGGGGACATGGCTGAGATGCTACTCAAGACAGTAGAGGAAACAGCTGACAACAT GCATAATGTGTATTATTTGGAAGTAGATTTGCAGTCAGACAATGAAAAATACCTTACGTTGTTCAAGAAA ATTGGGTATACTTGCAGTAAGGAGTATTATGATGTCATTCATGGAGAGCTAGTAAATAAGACAG TACTCAAGAAATATTTGTCAGGTGGAGGCTTGCATCTCTTGGCAGAAACTGCAGCAACCAGTACTGCCATCTAA